In the genome of Chryseobacterium sp. 52, the window ACTGACCGCTGCTCAGGAGTTCGGACTGCATGAAAATATTTTCGTACACGCATTTACAGACGGAAGAGACTGTGATCCGCATTCGGGACTTGGATTTATAGAAGAGCTTCAGGATCATATGGCAATCACCGTAGGTAAACTGGCAACCGTGATTGGAAGATATTACGCAATGGACCGTGATAAAAGATGGGAACGTGTAAAACTGGCATACGATGCTATGGTAGATGGAGTAGGACTGGAAACGACAGATGCTTTGGCAGCCATTCAATCTTCTTATGATAATAATGTTACCGATGAATTCTTAAAGCCAATTATTCTCGTTAATACAACAGAAACAGGAAACCTTGTGCCTGTAGCTAAAATCATAGACGGCGATGTGGTGATCTGTTTCAATTTCCGTACAGACAGAGGAAGAGAGATCACAGAAGTTCTTTGCCAGAAAGATTTCCCGGACTTCTTTATGCATAAACTGAATCTTCATTATATTACTTTAACAAACTATGATAAAACCTACCAGAATGTACAGGTGGTTTTTGATGAAGAAGTATTGAAGGAAACGATGGGAGAAATTCTTGAAAGAAATGGTAAAACGCAGATAAGAATTGCTGAAACAGAAAAATACCCTCACGTAACATTCTTTTTCTCCGGAGGCAGAGAGGAAGAGTTCAACGGTGAAAGAAGACTTCTGTGCCCAAGCCCGAAAGATGTTCCTACCTATGATCTTAAACCGGAAATGTCTGCTTACGATATTACAAATATCATTGTGCCGGAACTGGAAAACGGTACCGCTGACTTTGTCTGCCTGAATTTTGCCAATACAGATATGGTAGGGCATACCGGAGTTTTTGAAGCCGCTGTAAAAGCAGCCGAAACAGTAGATAAATGTATTGAAAAAGTAGCAACTACAGCTTATGAGAACGGATATGCCGTATTTATTTTGGCAGACCACGGAAATTCAGATGTAATGATCAATCCGGATGGTACCCCTAATACACAGCATTCTACCAACCTTGTTCCGTTTATTGTAATGGATAAAGAACATACATGGAATTTGAAGCCTGGAAAACTGGGTGATGTTGCCCCAACTATTTTAAAGGTAATGGGAGTGGGAATTCCGGAAATAATGACAGGAGATATTCTGGTGAGTTAAAAATTCAATAATAATGTCATAAAAATGCCGTTGTAATAGAGATGGCGGCATTTTTGTATGATTTATATCAGTCATTGTATGGGTTGCATATGTTATTATGCGGCAAATAATAAATAAATCATATCTTTGTAAATTAAATCCACATAGTAAAATGTATCAAAAGCTTGTCAGAAAAGAAGTAATGGGAATATTGGAAAAGGAGGTTGGTTCTTTTCTGGATAAATTTTTAACGCCAGTTGAAAAGATCTGGCAGCCCTCCGACTATCTTCCGGATCCATCAAGCTCTGATTTTAAATACGATTTAGAAGAAATTCAAACTTTTGCCCGTGAAATGCCTTACGATTTGTTCGTAACTCTGATTGGTGACTGTATCACAGAAGAAGCTCTGCCATCTTACGAATCTTGGTTGATGGGAGTAGACGGAGTTGATCAGGAGCAGAAAGAAATCGGTTGGGCCAGCTGGGTAAGAGCATGGACTGGTGAAGAAAACAGACATGGAGATCTTTTGGGCAAATATCTTTATTTGTGCGGAAGAGTGAACATGAGAGAATTGGAAGTTACCACTCAATATCTGATCAATGACGGTTTTGATTTAGGAACAAGTATGGATCCTTACAGAAACTTCGTTTATACAAGTTTTCAGGAAACCGCAACTAATATCTCTCACAGAAGAGTAGGTACACTGGCAAAACAGTCAGGAAACGGAAAACTGGCTAAAATGTGTGGTGTAATTGCAGCAGATGAAGCAAGACACGCAAAAGCATACAAATATTTTGTTGCCAGAATTTTAGAAATAGATCCTTCAGAAATGATCCTGGCATTTGAAGATATGATGCGTAAAAAGATCGTAATGCCGGCTCACATGATGAGACAATCGGGTCAGAAAGCAGGTGAACTTTGGGGGCATTTCTCGGATGCAGCACAGAGATGTATGGTATATACAGGTCAGGATTATATCAATATTATGAAAGACTTATTAGATGAGTGGAAAATTGAGCACGTAAAAGGGCTTAATGAAAAAGCTGAAAAAGCTCAGGAATATTTAATGAAACTTCCTGCGAGACTTCAGAGAATAACGGACAGAATTTCAACTCCTGATCTTCAGTTCCAGTTTAAATGGGTGAAAAGCTAATTCCACATCATTAAATTATAAAAACTTAAGAGTGCCATCGTTTTGGGCACTCTTTTTATTTCTTATCTTTGCAAAGCTAAAATAAAGGACAAAATGTTAAACAATAAAAAAATTGCTGTTGATTTTGACGGAACTATCGTTGATGATGCATATCCGGCAATTGGTAAAGCGAAAATTTTTGCTTTCGAAACATTAAAAAGACTTCAGGCAGAAGGATATAGGTTAATCCTTTGGACATACAGACATGGAAAGACCTTAGATGAAGCCGTGGAATTCTGTAAAAATAATGGCGTTGAATTTTATGCCGTCAACTCAAGCTTTGAAGGAGAAGTTTTCGATTCTGAAAATCAATCCAGAAAACTGGATGCAGACTGGTTCATTGATGACAGAAATTTAGGGGGATTTCCAGGCTGGGGCGAAATTTATAATATTATCCAGGAAAGAATAGAATTCCGTGTAGAAGGAAAAGAAGTTCTGGCTTATTCAAAACTTAAAAAAGAAAAGAAAAAAGGACTTTTCTGGTAACAATTAAAAATAGAAAAGAAACTGGAGATTAGAAATTAGTTTTTTAATGCTGTTTCTTTGTTTAAAACTTTATCAGAAAACCGTAGATGTTCAGAAAGCTATCATTTAATCATAGTTTTAAATATACATTAAGTTGTAGTCTGACTTCTGGCATCTAATATCTAACATCTAAAAAAATGATTCAATTAAAAACAATAGAGGAACTTCGCCTGATGAAGGAGAGTGCTCACCTGGTTTCCAAAACACTGGGAATGCTTGCGAAAGAAATAAAACCGGGAATCAATACTTTATATCTTGATAAACTGGCTCACGATTTTATTAAAGATCATGGGGCTGAACCGGCTTTCTTAGGATACGGAGGTTTTCCGAATTCTTTGTGTATTTCTCCAAATGATCAGGTTGTTCACGGGTTTCCCAATAATGACATTATACAAGAAGGAGATGTTCTTTCCGTAGACTGTGGGGTTATTTTGAACGGTTTTGTAGGAGATCATGCCTATACATTTGAAATCGGTGAAGTAAAACCGGAAGTTAAAAAACTTTTGCAGGTAACTAAAGAATCTCTTTACAAAGGGATTGAGCAGTGTGTAAGAGGAAAAAGAATCGGAGATATTTCCCATGCAATCCAGACTTATTGCGAGAAAGAAGGCTACGGTGTAGTGAAAGAACTTGTAGGACACGGTCTTGGAAGAAAAATGCATGAAGATCCGCAGGTTCCGAATTATGGAAAACAGGGAAGCGGAAAAGTAATCAAAGACGGTCTTGCGATAGCTATCGAACCCATGGTAAACCTTGGAACGGAAAAAGTGAAATTTCATAATGATGGCTGGACAGTAACGACTTTGGATAATCTGCCTTCTGCACACTTTGAGCATGATGTAGCGGTAATCAACGGTAAACCGGTATTGCTTTCTACATTCAAATATGTTTACGAAGCTTTGGGCATTGTAAGTGACGAAGAAAAGCCATTCCAATTGGATTTTTAATGAAGAAAGTAACCAAACTTTTACTCAATAAAATACCCCGCCCCATGCTTATCAAAATAAGTATCTGGGCGAGGCCGCTTATCTATCAGTTTTTCAAAGGAGATGAATTTTATGATCCTATCGACGGCAAATCGTATCGGAAATTCCTTCCTTACGGCTATGGAAAGCAGCGTGAAAATGCATTGTCTCCGGGAACATTGAGTTTGGAGAGACACCGTCAGATGTGGCTTTATCTTCAAAATGAGACCGATTTTTTCATTAAAAATGCTAAAGTTCTGCATATTGCTCCCGAACAGGAATTTCTGAGGAAATTCAAGATGATGAGAAATCTGGATTATATTTCTGCAGATTTGTTTTCGCCAATCGTAGACGTAAAAGCAGATATCCTTGATTTACCTTTTGCCGATGAAAGCTTTGATGTTGTTTTCTGCAACCACGTTCTGGAACATATTGAGGACGATGCAAAAGCCATCAGTGAGCTTTACAGGGTAATGAGACCCGGAGGCTGGGGGATTTTTCAGGTTCCGATGAGAAACTCTCTGGAGAAGACCTATGAAGATTTCTCTATCAAAGATCCTAAAGAACGTCAGAAACATTTTGGACAGTACGACCATGTCCGCTGGTACGGAATGGATTATTTTGACCGTCTGCGAAAAGCAGGCTTTGAAACAGAGCCGAATTTCTACTCTCAGAATTTTTCAGAAGAAGAAATCAAAAAATACGGGTTGAGACACAACGAGATTTTACCTGTAGTTTTCAAAAAATAAAATAGCCGCCTTCATTCAATTGAAGGCGGTTTTGTTTTAATAGTTAAAGCTTTTCGATTAACGGATAATGCATCGCACAGTTATGCATAAGGAATAAGATTTATTTTTTCTATCACTCAATAAGTTGACCATTTTATAAGGTTAATTTATTTAAGTTTGACTCCCACAAATGATATCAAAAAAGTGAGATGAATATAATATCTCGTACATTCTGAATGCATATCAGATGACAATATTTATTGAACTCAAT includes:
- the gpmI gene encoding 2,3-bisphosphoglycerate-independent phosphoglycerate mutase, whose product is MSKKAILAILDGWGLGTNPEVSALEKANTPFIDSCYQKFPHTTLEASGLAVGLPLGQMGNSEVGHMNLGAGRVVYQNLVKLNMAVENGTLGQQQIIQDAFDYAKRENKKLHFIGLVSNGGVHSHINHLKGLLTAAQEFGLHENIFVHAFTDGRDCDPHSGLGFIEELQDHMAITVGKLATVIGRYYAMDRDKRWERVKLAYDAMVDGVGLETTDALAAIQSSYDNNVTDEFLKPIILVNTTETGNLVPVAKIIDGDVVICFNFRTDRGREITEVLCQKDFPDFFMHKLNLHYITLTNYDKTYQNVQVVFDEEVLKETMGEILERNGKTQIRIAETEKYPHVTFFFSGGREEEFNGERRLLCPSPKDVPTYDLKPEMSAYDITNIIVPELENGTADFVCLNFANTDMVGHTGVFEAAVKAAETVDKCIEKVATTAYENGYAVFILADHGNSDVMINPDGTPNTQHSTNLVPFIVMDKEHTWNLKPGKLGDVAPTILKVMGVGIPEIMTGDILVS
- a CDS encoding class I SAM-dependent methyltransferase; amino-acid sequence: MKKVTKLLLNKIPRPMLIKISIWARPLIYQFFKGDEFYDPIDGKSYRKFLPYGYGKQRENALSPGTLSLERHRQMWLYLQNETDFFIKNAKVLHIAPEQEFLRKFKMMRNLDYISADLFSPIVDVKADILDLPFADESFDVVFCNHVLEHIEDDAKAISELYRVMRPGGWGIFQVPMRNSLEKTYEDFSIKDPKERQKHFGQYDHVRWYGMDYFDRLRKAGFETEPNFYSQNFSEEEIKKYGLRHNEILPVVFKK
- a CDS encoding acyl-ACP desaturase: MYQKLVRKEVMGILEKEVGSFLDKFLTPVEKIWQPSDYLPDPSSSDFKYDLEEIQTFAREMPYDLFVTLIGDCITEEALPSYESWLMGVDGVDQEQKEIGWASWVRAWTGEENRHGDLLGKYLYLCGRVNMRELEVTTQYLINDGFDLGTSMDPYRNFVYTSFQETATNISHRRVGTLAKQSGNGKLAKMCGVIAADEARHAKAYKYFVARILEIDPSEMILAFEDMMRKKIVMPAHMMRQSGQKAGELWGHFSDAAQRCMVYTGQDYINIMKDLLDEWKIEHVKGLNEKAEKAQEYLMKLPARLQRITDRISTPDLQFQFKWVKS
- a CDS encoding BT0820 family HAD-type phosphatase translates to MLNNKKIAVDFDGTIVDDAYPAIGKAKIFAFETLKRLQAEGYRLILWTYRHGKTLDEAVEFCKNNGVEFYAVNSSFEGEVFDSENQSRKLDADWFIDDRNLGGFPGWGEIYNIIQERIEFRVEGKEVLAYSKLKKEKKKGLFW
- the map gene encoding type I methionyl aminopeptidase — encoded protein: MIQLKTIEELRLMKESAHLVSKTLGMLAKEIKPGINTLYLDKLAHDFIKDHGAEPAFLGYGGFPNSLCISPNDQVVHGFPNNDIIQEGDVLSVDCGVILNGFVGDHAYTFEIGEVKPEVKKLLQVTKESLYKGIEQCVRGKRIGDISHAIQTYCEKEGYGVVKELVGHGLGRKMHEDPQVPNYGKQGSGKVIKDGLAIAIEPMVNLGTEKVKFHNDGWTVTTLDNLPSAHFEHDVAVINGKPVLLSTFKYVYEALGIVSDEEKPFQLDF